In the genome of Paenibacillus pabuli, the window AGGAATAGAACCCACCAGTTTCCCCTCAAGCTGCATATCAATTCGGCCTGCCAAGCCAAAAGAAGGATCTGTCAATTTTTCATCCCCCTCTGTACTCTCATGGACACGGTTTTCGAGTAAAATCAGCTTTTTTGTCAATGAGGCTGTCTCACTCTTCGCTAGAGGATAGGTGAACCCGCGGCCAGTGACCACATTCGTGTTCTGTACTGGCTGTTCCTTTTTTGCAATTTCCACCAACGGGAAGTTTTCAAAACCGAAATCCAGCATACGCGCATGGTCATTCCAGTCATCGCCGTCATTCAGGGTTACCGCAGCAAGCTGTTGTCCATTGCGAGTAGCAGAGCTGACCAGACAGCGGAACGCTTTTTTGGTATATCCGGTCTTTACACCATCGGCTCCCTCATACAGCCGCAGCATTTTATTTTTGTTTTGCCAGGAGTAGTCCCAGCTCTCATTCGGATTAGGAGCCGACTTATTCTCCGTGGCTACAATACGTTTGAAAACCGGATTCTTGAGCGCATAAGCAGTTAAGCGTGCAAGATCATTAGCGGTGGAGTAATGACCGTCTGTGTCAAGTCCATGGGGATTCATAAAATGAGAATGGGTCAGACCAATTTGCTCTGCTTTTTTGTTCATTAACAGCACGAAGCCTTCTTCAGATCCACCGACATGTTCAGCAATCGCTGAGGCCGCATCGTTGCCTGATCGCAGCATCAGCCCATACAGCATGTTTTCCAGCGTCATTTCTTCACCCAGCTTGAGATAGATGGACGAGCCTTCTTTGGCAAAAGCCGAGGAAGTTACCTTTACTTTGTCATCCAGTTTTCCATGTTCAATCGCGACAATTGCTGTCATGATTTTGGTCAGGCTGGCAATTCTGAGTTTCTTATCTCCATCTTTGCTGTACAAAATTCGGCCCGACGTCACATCAATGAGAGCAGCGCTTTGCGCATGATTTGAGGGACCAGGTATGGTTCCCTGGGCTTCAGCAAGCCCAAATGAGGGAAACAGAAACAAGGGTACAAGCATGCAAGCCATAAATTTCATTAATTTTCGCATCGATTCATTCCTCCGGGTCACTTGGAATCTTGTACTAGCTTATGTCTGGACAACCCGAAGTATGTCCCAGTGTTAGCAAACAGCAAAAATCCCTCTCGCAAATGCGCTGCGGAAGGGATGTTTTAGTTTTTATATTTCA includes:
- a CDS encoding D-alanyl-D-alanine carboxypeptidase family protein encodes the protein MRKLMKFMACMLVPLFLFPSFGLAEAQGTIPGPSNHAQSAALIDVTSGRILYSKDGDKKLRIASLTKIMTAIVAIEHGKLDDKVKVTSSAFAKEGSSIYLKLGEEMTLENMLYGLMLRSGNDAASAIAEHVGGSEEGFVLLMNKKAEQIGLTHSHFMNPHGLDTDGHYSTANDLARLTAYALKNPVFKRIVATENKSAPNPNESWDYSWQNKNKMLRLYEGADGVKTGYTKKAFRCLVSSATRNGQQLAAVTLNDGDDWNDHARMLDFGFENFPLVEIAKKEQPVQNTNVVTGRGFTYPLAKSETASLTKKLILLENRVHESTEGDEKLTDPSFGLAGRIDMQLEGKLVGSIPVYRKGSYIPPEPKSEDSTFGGIGEISSWASAWRAVLSHLLSP